In Catenulispora sp. GP43, one genomic interval encodes:
- a CDS encoding phage tail protein codes for MSSPSYSTVASAPIFVVSGNIPGSSQLQKLAFQELAGIESGINIEQYISVDNGYINHTKQFGVTTPPTVTLKRGLDNSAVLWNWHQMALQGNPAARADHLNLQIFGGGLPSINGQAPFASYTLVHAWCAKISISSAKAGEGIVTEDVTIACDLITLDSE; via the coding sequence ATGTCGAGTCCCAGCTACTCCACCGTCGCCTCCGCCCCGATCTTCGTGGTCTCCGGGAACATCCCCGGCAGCAGCCAGCTGCAGAAGCTCGCGTTCCAGGAGCTGGCCGGCATCGAGAGCGGCATCAACATCGAGCAGTACATCTCGGTGGACAACGGATACATCAACCACACCAAGCAGTTCGGGGTGACCACACCGCCGACGGTGACGCTCAAGCGCGGCCTGGACAACAGCGCCGTGCTCTGGAACTGGCACCAGATGGCGCTGCAGGGCAACCCGGCGGCGCGCGCCGACCACCTGAACCTGCAGATCTTCGGCGGCGGGCTGCCCAGCATCAACGGCCAGGCGCCGTTCGCGAGCTACACGCTGGTGCACGCCTGGTGCGCGAAGATCAGCATCTCCTCGGCCAAGGCCGGGGAGGGCATCGTCACCGAGGACGTGACGATCGCCTGCGACCTGATCACGCTGGACTCGGAATGA
- a CDS encoding phage tail protein: MTVGGGNPTVLSASTFVIQVDGIQVATFSELNGISTEVEAVEYIATGPEGILHTKQYGKTRPPSVTLKRGLDTQTYMWSWHQAVLQGDPGARKTCSLQLFSASSSPKSGQPIITYLLENAWPSRLEIGGLMAGASEVVFETVTLNCDQILMQPGA; the protein is encoded by the coding sequence ATGACCGTTGGCGGCGGCAACCCGACGGTGCTGAGCGCGTCGACCTTCGTGATCCAGGTGGACGGGATCCAGGTCGCCACGTTCAGCGAACTGAACGGGATCAGCACCGAGGTGGAGGCGGTGGAGTACATCGCCACCGGCCCGGAGGGGATCTTGCACACGAAGCAGTACGGCAAGACCCGCCCGCCCTCGGTGACGCTCAAACGCGGGCTCGACACGCAGACGTACATGTGGTCCTGGCACCAGGCGGTGCTCCAGGGCGACCCCGGCGCGCGCAAGACCTGCTCGCTGCAACTGTTCTCGGCGTCCTCCTCGCCGAAGTCGGGCCAGCCGATCATCACGTACCTGCTGGAGAACGCCTGGCCCTCGCGGCTGGAGATCGGCGGACTGATGGCCGGCGCGAGCGAAGTGGTGTTCGAGACCGTGACGCTGAACTGCGACCAGATCCTGATGCAGCCCGGCGCATGA
- a CDS encoding phage tail assembly protein has protein sequence MTTKYPFVLPRGYVDEQGSVHREGVMRLATARDEITSQSDPRVRQNPAYLSVLLLARTVSGLGASQGADTLMIENLFASDLAFLQDLYRRINQDGHTEAEVACPECGHAFAVDIAGDAPGES, from the coding sequence ATGACCACGAAGTACCCGTTCGTGCTGCCCCGCGGCTACGTGGACGAGCAGGGCAGCGTGCACCGGGAGGGCGTGATGCGCCTGGCCACGGCCCGCGACGAGATCACGAGCCAGAGCGACCCGCGGGTCCGGCAGAACCCGGCGTATCTCAGCGTCCTGCTCCTGGCCCGCACGGTGTCCGGCCTGGGCGCGTCCCAGGGCGCGGACACCCTGATGATCGAGAACCTCTTCGCCTCCGACCTCGCGTTCCTCCAGGACCTCTACCGGCGCATCAACCAGGACGGCCACACGGAGGCCGAGGTCGCCTGCCCCGAGTGCGGGCACGCCTTCGCGGTGGACATCGCCGGTGATGCCCCGGGGGAATCCTGA
- a CDS encoding DUF6760 family protein: protein MTYTADRLWEEVVYLAYYLHWPLRDVLDLEHPDRARVIREVGRIHSRMAEGRGDAAAV from the coding sequence CTGACGTACACGGCCGACCGGCTCTGGGAGGAAGTCGTGTACCTCGCCTACTACTTGCACTGGCCGCTGCGGGACGTGCTCGACCTCGAACACCCGGACCGAGCCCGGGTGATCAGGGAGGTCGGCCGGATCCACAGCCGGATGGCGGAGGGGAGGGGAGATGCTGCGGCTGTTTAG
- a CDS encoding DUF4157 domain-containing protein, whose product MSGAAADAIPEGVTWSSVAPLPPAEERAQPAKATRRASLAESRRLGLGSPIRAEDAPEPEPEPEPEPELESAVTAEVVPLPEPAPQAPDSADTPAPVRLVYRFAAGARPRSSRTVPTPSAKPAPASAAARTPSPKALIHPQPIVVEPEMPPPALADEIRQQQGVDVSDVPIHRGPEATVAAQALGARALARDGEVLLPSEAGPLDHPVVRGLLAHELTHAAQQRVLGSRLPPEESAAGIALEAEAVAAERRVRGLSTPPSPGFSMPAVSWTAPWQAPATAHVQVQRQVADVTTAAAPSAPPSGPAAALGGGVTTAEPPNPAAPARPDGPDPELTAVRDKLAELDRRRSLDLDDPDDVEELAGQVYRRIEGRLRRELLLDRERAGRLGEVGPLGWAR is encoded by the coding sequence ATGTCCGGTGCCGCTGCCGATGCGATTCCCGAGGGCGTCACGTGGTCGAGCGTCGCGCCGCTGCCCCCGGCCGAAGAGCGTGCGCAGCCGGCCAAGGCGACACGGCGTGCCTCGCTTGCCGAGAGTCGACGGCTCGGCCTGGGTAGTCCCATCCGTGCTGAGGACGCTCCGGAACCGGAACCGGAACCGGAGCCGGAGCCGGAGCTGGAGTCGGCCGTCACCGCCGAGGTCGTGCCATTGCCCGAGCCGGCGCCTCAGGCTCCTGATTCCGCAGACACGCCTGCGCCAGTCCGCCTCGTCTATCGCTTCGCCGCCGGTGCCCGACCACGTTCGTCGCGCACCGTCCCGACGCCGTCGGCCAAGCCGGCGCCCGCCTCGGCGGCTGCCCGAACGCCGTCACCCAAAGCCTTGATCCATCCGCAGCCGATCGTGGTCGAGCCGGAGATGCCTCCACCGGCGCTGGCCGACGAGATCCGCCAGCAGCAGGGTGTCGACGTCTCCGACGTGCCGATCCATCGCGGCCCCGAGGCGACGGTCGCGGCCCAGGCGCTCGGCGCACGTGCGCTCGCCAGGGACGGTGAGGTGCTCCTGCCGTCCGAAGCCGGGCCGCTCGATCATCCCGTCGTGCGCGGACTGCTCGCCCACGAGCTCACCCATGCCGCTCAACAGCGCGTCCTCGGCTCGCGGCTGCCTCCCGAGGAATCGGCTGCCGGTATCGCGCTGGAAGCCGAGGCCGTGGCCGCAGAGCGTCGGGTCCGCGGGCTGAGCACGCCGCCGAGTCCGGGCTTCTCGATGCCCGCCGTGTCGTGGACGGCTCCGTGGCAGGCCCCTGCGACAGCCCATGTGCAGGTGCAGCGCCAAGTCGCCGATGTGACGACAGCCGCCGCGCCCTCGGCCCCGCCGAGCGGTCCGGCTGCGGCGCTCGGGGGCGGCGTGACGACGGCCGAGCCGCCGAATCCAGCCGCCCCGGCTCGCCCGGACGGCCCGGACCCGGAACTGACGGCGGTGCGGGACAAGCTCGCCGAGCTCGACCGCCGGCGCTCGCTGGATCTCGACGATCCCGACGACGTCGAGGAGCTGGCGGGCCAGGTGTACCGCAGGATCGAGGGCCGGCTGCGGCGCGAGCTGCTGCTGGACCGGGAGCGTGCCGGCCGGCTCGGCGAGGTCGGCCCGCTGGGCTGGGCGAGATGA
- a CDS encoding phage tail protein, producing MDGFGSALSGAEGAQTTLESFVGMGHRYAVLIDNIAYHIGDWAKVTGLQVSWKRIDYRVGDQGNKICVLPGATEYPVIALSRAASPYSRVVQHWLTQTSKSPKPQSGTIQLVDFAGLPLVQWRLNEFFPIKWSIGDLDAAAGKPAIETLELAHTGFLEDAISMLSPI from the coding sequence GTGGACGGATTCGGATCAGCGCTCAGCGGCGCCGAGGGCGCACAGACCACCCTGGAAAGCTTCGTCGGCATGGGCCACCGCTACGCGGTCCTGATCGACAACATCGCCTACCACATCGGCGACTGGGCCAAGGTGACAGGCCTTCAGGTGAGCTGGAAACGCATCGACTACCGCGTGGGCGACCAGGGCAACAAGATCTGCGTCCTGCCCGGGGCCACCGAGTACCCGGTGATCGCGCTCAGCCGCGCGGCCAGCCCGTACTCGCGGGTCGTGCAGCACTGGCTGACCCAGACCTCCAAGAGCCCGAAACCGCAGAGCGGGACGATCCAGCTCGTCGACTTCGCCGGGCTGCCGCTCGTCCAGTGGCGGCTGAACGAGTTCTTCCCGATCAAGTGGTCCATCGGGGACCTGGACGCGGCCGCCGGCAAGCCCGCGATCGAGACCCTCGAGCTCGCGCACACCGGCTTCCTGGAAGACGCCATCTCGATGCTCTCCCCGATCTGA
- a CDS encoding phage tail protein, with protein sequence MTIDMFTSAAGQGGGQLAGALAPAAGTGLSTGMSAARALKGADSAFPLYGLAMRFIVTFSTETGSERLGEWSSCTGLQVGFESEEIEVGGEYSGKVLLPKRMKYAPVVLERAMEHKTSQALQTWLDKLVKNWVNRAAGAMEPPKGIVLITLQDCQQNPVCSWALHNAVPVSWHGPDLKASDNGIALEKLTLAHEGFLPHTSTPEKAGEGNAQLSMDADRVVFHYNPTAITITRTAADVPAGDPGVQTSPGSTGNDSDGKKPPKAETKTTVTLESVVFDGDGVESTCNRLIGWTFLKRISAGSSTQKWQLPRLQFRWGKQKSLSVYLTAATVKYTRFSSAGTPVRASVTLTLQEVPGSRPGTNPTSGGLPGRRTHVLTGAETLPGLATRTYGGPGRWREIAAANGFDDPLRVRPGTAVYLPSAQESMRENVRENVQESDR encoded by the coding sequence ATGACCATCGATATGTTCACCTCGGCCGCCGGGCAGGGCGGCGGCCAGCTCGCGGGGGCGCTGGCGCCGGCTGCCGGTACCGGGCTGTCGACCGGGATGTCGGCGGCGCGCGCCCTCAAAGGTGCTGACTCCGCGTTCCCGCTCTACGGCCTGGCGATGCGGTTCATCGTGACGTTCTCCACCGAGACCGGCAGTGAGCGGCTCGGCGAGTGGTCCTCGTGCACCGGGCTGCAGGTCGGGTTCGAGTCGGAGGAGATCGAGGTCGGCGGCGAGTACAGCGGCAAGGTCTTGCTGCCGAAGCGCATGAAGTACGCGCCCGTGGTCCTGGAGCGGGCCATGGAGCACAAAACCTCGCAGGCCCTGCAGACCTGGCTCGACAAGCTCGTCAAAAACTGGGTGAACCGTGCCGCCGGTGCGATGGAGCCGCCCAAGGGGATCGTGCTCATCACCCTCCAGGACTGCCAGCAGAACCCTGTGTGCTCCTGGGCCCTGCACAACGCCGTCCCGGTCTCCTGGCACGGACCGGACCTGAAGGCATCCGACAACGGGATCGCGCTGGAGAAGCTGACCCTCGCGCACGAGGGCTTCCTACCGCACACATCCACCCCGGAGAAAGCCGGCGAAGGCAACGCGCAGCTCAGCATGGACGCCGACCGTGTCGTCTTCCACTACAACCCGACCGCGATCACCATAACGCGCACCGCGGCAGACGTTCCCGCCGGTGATCCAGGCGTCCAGACGAGTCCGGGCTCCACCGGGAATGACAGCGACGGCAAGAAGCCGCCGAAGGCCGAGACCAAGACGACCGTCACCCTGGAATCAGTGGTCTTCGACGGCGACGGCGTGGAGAGCACCTGCAACCGCCTCATCGGCTGGACCTTCCTCAAACGCATCTCGGCCGGCAGCTCGACGCAGAAGTGGCAGCTGCCCCGCCTGCAGTTCCGCTGGGGCAAGCAGAAAAGCCTCTCCGTCTACCTCACCGCCGCGACCGTCAAATACACCAGGTTCAGCAGCGCCGGCACACCGGTGCGGGCCTCGGTCACCCTCACCCTCCAGGAGGTCCCCGGCAGCCGGCCCGGGACCAACCCGACCTCCGGTGGCCTGCCCGGACGCCGCACGCATGTGCTCACCGGCGCCGAGACGCTGCCCGGACTCGCGACGCGGACCTACGGCGGTCCGGGGCGCTGGCGCGAGATCGCCGCCGCGAACGGCTTCGACGACCCGCTGCGGGTCCGGCCCGGGACGGCCGTGTACCTGCCGAGCGCGCAGGAGAGCATGCGGGAGAACGTGCGGGAGAACGTCCAGGAGAGCGACCGATGA
- a CDS encoding VgrG-related protein, giving the protein MSGSAETAPVVWPKVLLGEGDVALSGLAASCLVRVEVDAHLRWPTAFALTFQDLTGAALTDAGLRIGARVQISAGSTAGARLVVGEVTAVEGCYRGNSGQTTVRGYDLCHRLQRARRSRTFDDMTDSDVARRIAGGADLEIGEIVETDTVHDHLLQCNQTDWEFLDQRAGEIGYEFGMADGRFHFRKASQLAHGDEGVPELTVPGTLPWFEPRVTAGNLTPDAEVRVWDPLRARLSATDPVPTHAAAVSAPRTQSMTEVKALFGKKAPEEADAHSGRDLGPPPSPTAHVVGTLPVANPQAAAAALAASVGATFAEAEGEAWGDPAIRPGTTVKVTGIPGHFPATWLVTRARHVFDPTENGYRTEFAAGGGHDRTLLGLASGGAAAPAARIPGPVCAIVDDIGDGHARVRLTLPWLSPDVRTDWAPVVQFGAGARSGAMFLPEVGDQVLVGFEFGDPRRPYVLGGLVTENSAYSLGGDAVRQGPGGADSSVARRGFVSASGNRLVFLDEMGQDPKPESSQILLGTGDGAIGLVMDAVRGSVELACAPESPPGQLTVKCGPGGTVNIVTGQGGTVTIDGGDSLTLKSAASLTIQSQGTVSVSGASISLGG; this is encoded by the coding sequence ATGAGCGGGTCGGCGGAGACCGCCCCGGTCGTCTGGCCGAAGGTGCTCCTCGGCGAGGGCGACGTGGCGCTGTCCGGCCTGGCCGCGAGCTGTCTGGTGCGCGTCGAGGTCGACGCGCATCTGCGCTGGCCCACCGCCTTCGCGCTCACCTTCCAGGACCTCACCGGCGCCGCGCTGACCGACGCGGGGCTCCGCATCGGCGCGCGCGTCCAGATCTCCGCCGGTTCCACGGCCGGGGCCCGGCTGGTCGTGGGCGAGGTCACCGCCGTCGAGGGCTGCTACCGCGGCAACAGCGGGCAGACCACCGTGCGCGGATACGACCTCTGCCACCGGCTGCAACGCGCGCGCCGGAGCCGGACCTTCGACGACATGACCGACTCCGACGTCGCGCGGCGGATCGCCGGCGGGGCGGACCTGGAGATCGGCGAGATCGTCGAGACCGACACCGTCCACGACCACTTGTTGCAGTGCAATCAAACCGACTGGGAGTTCCTCGACCAGCGGGCCGGCGAGATCGGCTACGAGTTCGGGATGGCCGACGGCCGCTTCCACTTCCGCAAGGCATCCCAGCTCGCGCACGGCGACGAAGGAGTCCCGGAGCTGACCGTCCCCGGCACGCTGCCTTGGTTCGAGCCGCGTGTCACCGCCGGGAACCTGACCCCCGACGCGGAGGTGCGCGTCTGGGACCCGCTGCGGGCCCGGCTGTCCGCGACCGACCCGGTACCGACCCACGCCGCCGCGGTCTCGGCGCCGCGCACCCAGAGCATGACCGAAGTCAAAGCCCTGTTCGGCAAGAAGGCGCCCGAGGAAGCCGATGCGCACAGCGGCCGGGACCTCGGTCCTCCACCCAGCCCGACAGCCCACGTCGTCGGCACCCTCCCGGTCGCGAACCCCCAGGCGGCCGCGGCGGCGCTCGCCGCGTCCGTCGGCGCCACCTTCGCCGAGGCCGAGGGCGAGGCGTGGGGCGACCCCGCGATCCGCCCCGGCACGACCGTGAAGGTCACCGGCATCCCCGGGCACTTCCCCGCCACTTGGCTGGTCACCCGTGCCCGGCACGTCTTCGACCCGACGGAGAACGGCTACCGCACCGAGTTCGCCGCCGGCGGCGGCCACGACCGCACCCTGCTCGGCCTGGCCTCCGGCGGAGCCGCGGCGCCCGCCGCCCGGATCCCCGGCCCGGTCTGCGCGATCGTCGACGACATCGGCGACGGCCACGCCCGGGTGCGGCTGACGCTGCCGTGGCTGTCCCCGGACGTCCGCACCGACTGGGCGCCGGTGGTGCAGTTCGGCGCGGGGGCGCGCAGCGGCGCGATGTTCCTGCCCGAGGTCGGCGATCAGGTGCTGGTCGGGTTCGAGTTCGGCGATCCCCGGCGTCCGTACGTGCTCGGCGGCCTGGTCACCGAGAACAGCGCCTACAGCCTGGGCGGGGACGCGGTGCGGCAGGGACCGGGAGGGGCGGACTCCTCGGTGGCGCGCCGGGGCTTCGTCTCGGCCTCGGGCAACCGGCTGGTGTTCCTGGACGAGATGGGCCAGGACCCGAAGCCGGAGAGTTCGCAGATCCTGCTCGGGACCGGCGACGGCGCGATCGGGCTCGTCATGGACGCCGTCAGGGGTTCGGTGGAGCTCGCTTGTGCCCCGGAAAGCCCGCCGGGGCAGCTGACCGTCAAGTGCGGCCCGGGCGGAACAGTGAACATCGTCACCGGCCAGGGCGGCACCGTGACCATCGACGGCGGGGACTCGCTGACCCTGAAGTCCGCGGCCTCGCTGACCATCCAGAGCCAGGGCACGGTCTCCGTCTCCGGCGCCTCCATCTCGCTGGGCGGGTGA
- a CDS encoding GPW/gp25 family protein yields MPDFIGSGWAFPFSVKPTGGMATVSGTANLEQAMRLILTTYPGERPMRPGFGSTLRDYVFDGAGIHKTGEIADVVREAIEQWEPRVDVAEVDVYPDADRPGLLYIDIGYVVPGTNSPRNLVFPFYTIPERQEGED; encoded by the coding sequence ATGCCCGACTTCATCGGCAGCGGCTGGGCGTTCCCCTTCTCCGTCAAGCCCACCGGCGGCATGGCCACCGTGTCCGGGACCGCCAACCTGGAGCAGGCGATGCGGCTGATCCTGACCACCTATCCCGGCGAGCGGCCGATGCGGCCCGGCTTCGGCAGCACCCTGCGGGACTACGTGTTCGACGGGGCCGGGATCCACAAGACCGGCGAGATCGCCGACGTGGTCCGCGAGGCGATCGAGCAGTGGGAGCCGCGGGTCGACGTCGCCGAGGTGGACGTGTACCCCGACGCGGACCGGCCCGGTCTGCTCTACATCGACATCGGCTACGTCGTGCCCGGCACGAACAGCCCGCGCAACCTCGTCTTCCCCTTCTACACGATCCCCGAGCGACAGGAGGGTGAGGACTGA
- a CDS encoding putative baseplate assembly protein encodes MPLPAPDLDDRRFQDLVDEAKRLVMRRCPEWTDHNVSDPGVTLIETFAQMTDQLLYRLNRVPDRLYISFLNMIGLRMLAPTPARAPVTFWLSSPARTRLSVPAGARVGTLRTATAESIVFSTCRELVLVPAVLAKVRSPGDAPASDSASDSDSASASASASASASASASASASASASADARGGTSIGTEDRTRQLADGQSFRAFRQRPVVGDALLAGLSDPVPGCVIRLGFRGRVEGVGVNPEYPPLVWEAGTDDGWVPCEVGLDETGGLNTSGAVVLHVPDGHAASVVDGERAGWIRARITEPEPGQPPYTGSPVIEGLSVGTVGGTVEAVHAEPVESESLGRAEGVPGQQFALRRSPVLVGYGPPVVETSSPEGWLEWTQVEHFADSGPDDRHFTLDAVSGLVLFGPAVREPDGSLRRYGAVPQKGDEVRIRGYATGGGARGNVAAGSLCRLKSSVPSVSAVENRRPAQGGVDGETLEEAKARGPLLVRTRSRAVTAEDYEVLAREAAPEVARVRCVPAGREAKDAGGVRVLIVPATAMEDGRILFENLIPPESTLARITAGLDKARVVGTRVALEPPLYRGVTVVARLVARPRVNTERLREDALGALYRYLNPLPGGGPEGGGWPFGRPVQAGEIFGRLQQVSGVELVEDVRLFSADPITGARGKESTRIDLDANSLVFSYEHQVRVEAR; translated from the coding sequence ATGCCCCTGCCGGCCCCCGACCTCGACGACCGCCGGTTCCAGGACCTGGTCGACGAGGCCAAGCGTCTGGTGATGCGGCGCTGCCCGGAATGGACCGACCACAACGTCTCCGATCCGGGCGTCACCCTGATCGAGACCTTCGCCCAGATGACCGACCAGCTGCTGTACCGGCTCAACCGGGTGCCCGACCGGCTGTACATCAGCTTCCTGAACATGATCGGGCTGCGCATGCTCGCGCCCACCCCGGCGCGGGCCCCGGTGACGTTCTGGCTCTCCAGCCCGGCCCGGACCCGGCTGAGCGTGCCCGCCGGGGCGCGGGTCGGGACGCTGCGGACGGCCACCGCCGAGTCGATCGTGTTCAGCACCTGTCGGGAGCTGGTGTTGGTTCCCGCTGTGCTGGCCAAGGTCCGCAGCCCGGGCGATGCGCCGGCCTCCGACTCCGCCTCCGACTCCGACTCCGCCTCGGCCTCTGCCTCGGCCTCTGCCTCGGCCTCTGCCTCGGCCTCTGCCTCGGCCTCTGCCTCTGCCTCCGCCGATGCCCGGGGCGGGACGTCGATCGGCACCGAGGACCGCACTCGGCAGCTGGCCGACGGCCAGTCGTTCCGTGCGTTCCGGCAGCGGCCCGTGGTCGGTGACGCGCTGCTGGCGGGGTTGTCGGATCCGGTGCCCGGCTGCGTGATCAGGCTGGGCTTCCGCGGCCGGGTCGAGGGCGTCGGGGTCAATCCGGAGTATCCGCCGCTGGTCTGGGAGGCGGGCACCGATGACGGCTGGGTGCCGTGCGAGGTGGGGCTGGACGAGACCGGCGGGCTGAACACGTCCGGGGCGGTCGTGCTGCACGTGCCGGACGGCCACGCGGCCAGTGTGGTCGACGGCGAGCGCGCCGGGTGGATCAGGGCCCGGATCACCGAGCCCGAGCCGGGGCAGCCCCCGTACACCGGCTCGCCGGTCATCGAGGGGCTGAGCGTGGGGACGGTCGGCGGCACCGTCGAGGCCGTGCACGCCGAGCCGGTCGAGAGCGAGTCGCTGGGCCGGGCCGAGGGCGTGCCCGGCCAGCAGTTCGCGTTGCGGCGCAGCCCGGTCCTGGTCGGGTACGGGCCGCCGGTCGTGGAGACCAGCTCGCCGGAGGGCTGGCTGGAGTGGACGCAGGTCGAGCACTTCGCCGACAGCGGTCCCGACGACCGGCACTTCACGCTGGACGCGGTCAGCGGACTGGTCCTGTTCGGTCCCGCGGTGCGCGAGCCGGACGGGAGCCTGCGGCGGTACGGAGCCGTGCCCCAGAAGGGCGACGAGGTCCGCATCCGCGGGTACGCGACCGGCGGCGGGGCCCGGGGGAACGTCGCGGCCGGGTCGCTGTGCCGGCTGAAGTCGTCGGTCCCGTCGGTCTCCGCCGTCGAGAACCGGAGGCCGGCGCAGGGCGGGGTGGACGGGGAGACGCTGGAGGAGGCGAAGGCGCGCGGGCCGCTGCTGGTGCGCACGCGCAGCCGCGCGGTCACCGCCGAGGACTACGAGGTTCTGGCGCGGGAGGCGGCGCCGGAGGTGGCGCGCGTCCGGTGTGTCCCGGCCGGACGCGAGGCGAAGGACGCCGGGGGAGTACGGGTACTGATCGTCCCGGCGACGGCTATGGAGGACGGTCGCATACTGTTCGAGAACCTGATACCGCCGGAGTCGACGCTGGCCCGGATCACCGCCGGTCTGGACAAGGCTCGGGTGGTCGGCACGCGCGTCGCGCTCGAACCGCCGCTGTATCGCGGGGTGACGGTGGTCGCGCGTCTGGTCGCCCGGCCTCGGGTGAACACCGAACGGCTGCGCGAGGACGCCCTCGGTGCTCTCTACCGGTATCTCAACCCTCTGCCCGGCGGCGGGCCGGAGGGCGGGGGCTGGCCGTTCGGGCGGCCGGTGCAGGCCGGCGAGATCTTCGGCCGGTTGCAGCAGGTGTCAGGGGTCGAACTCGTGGAGGACGTGCGGCTGTTCTCCGCCGACCCGATCACCGGCGCGCGCGGCAAGGAGAGCACGCGGATCGATCTCGACGCCAACAGCCTGGTGTTCTCTTACGAGCACCAGGTCAGGGTGGAGGCGCGCTGA
- a CDS encoding phage tail protein, with protein MRRAVEGLGTPYPIGTLLPGILQEDPLLMQWMAAFDEVLAPAISTLDCLTAYVDPLLAPSDFTRWLAGWLGAVLDENWPPERQRAAVAHSVRLYRQRGTTEGIRALIELVTGGDVEITDNGGVHWSATPNAALPGEPGAWLTVRVRIPRGTQIDAAALEDLIAAEKPAHVTHRLEVVEQ; from the coding sequence ATGCGCCGGGCGGTGGAGGGCTTGGGCACGCCGTACCCGATCGGCACGCTGCTGCCCGGGATCCTGCAGGAGGATCCGCTGCTGATGCAGTGGATGGCGGCCTTCGACGAGGTGCTGGCACCGGCCATCTCGACCCTGGACTGCCTGACCGCCTACGTCGACCCGCTGCTGGCGCCGTCGGACTTCACCCGCTGGCTGGCCGGCTGGCTGGGCGCGGTCCTGGACGAGAACTGGCCGCCGGAGCGCCAGCGCGCGGCCGTGGCGCACTCCGTGCGGCTGTACCGCCAGCGGGGCACGACGGAGGGAATCCGGGCCCTGATAGAGCTCGTCACCGGCGGCGACGTGGAGATCACCGACAACGGCGGCGTCCACTGGTCCGCCACACCGAACGCCGCACTGCCCGGCGAGCCGGGAGCCTGGCTGACGGTCCGCGTCCGGATCCCGCGCGGCACGCAGATCGATGCCGCGGCCCTGGAGGACCTGATCGCCGCGGAGAAGCCCGCCCACGTCACGCACCGTCTGGAGGTCGTCGAGCAATGA